In one window of Paenarthrobacter nicotinovorans DNA:
- a CDS encoding universal stress protein, with protein sequence MDREDSTGKIIVGVDGSEASITALRVAQQLAGPLGAEVVATAFWEYPRVYDGYVAMGITDFEKAAGEILGKAVEKAFGPALPDNVVSRLVRNHPRQGLIEASREADMIVVGRRGHGGFGGLLLGSVSSACVAHAHCPVLVVHNPDKDASGQSEP encoded by the coding sequence ATGGACCGCGAGGATTCGACGGGAAAGATCATCGTTGGAGTTGACGGCTCCGAGGCATCCATCACGGCTCTCCGCGTGGCCCAACAGCTCGCCGGGCCCCTGGGCGCCGAGGTGGTAGCCACAGCATTTTGGGAGTATCCGCGTGTTTACGACGGCTACGTGGCCATGGGCATAACGGACTTCGAGAAAGCCGCAGGAGAGATCCTTGGCAAGGCTGTCGAAAAGGCGTTCGGGCCCGCGCTTCCGGACAACGTTGTCTCCCGCCTTGTCCGGAATCATCCCAGGCAAGGTTTGATTGAGGCCAGCCGCGAAGCGGACATGATCGTGGTTGGACGCCGCGGACATGGGGGTTTCGGAGGGTTGCTGCTCGGTTCGGTCAGCTCGGCGTGTGTGGCCCATGCCCATTGCCCGGTGCTCGTGGTCCACAACCCGGATAAGGATGCATCGGGGCAGAGCGAACCGTAG
- a CDS encoding pyridoxamine 5'-phosphate oxidase family protein gives MTLPSMEPGRIDGARHVNEDLGEEECWELLRSRTTGRVGFVHHGRVMILPVNYLVHENSIYFRTSADGMIGTPVARLQVSFQVDDFRSDRSEGWSVLFSGPFSRVVEPALLTQLWGKALVEPWAGGGRDLFVRIQPAEVTGKHVFLA, from the coding sequence ATGACCCTGCCCAGCATGGAACCAGGCCGGATAGATGGAGCCCGGCACGTCAATGAGGATCTCGGGGAAGAGGAATGCTGGGAGCTCCTGCGTTCACGGACAACCGGCAGGGTTGGTTTTGTGCACCATGGCAGGGTCATGATCCTGCCGGTCAATTACCTGGTCCATGAGAACAGCATCTACTTCCGCACCTCTGCGGATGGCATGATCGGCACGCCCGTCGCCAGACTTCAGGTTTCGTTCCAGGTGGATGATTTCCGGTCGGATCGTAGCGAAGGATGGTCCGTGCTGTTCAGCGGACCGTTTTCCCGGGTAGTCGAGCCCGCGTTGCTCACCCAACTTTGGGGAAAGGCCCTGGTTGAACCATGGGCAGGTGGAGGGCGTGACCTTTTCGTCCGGATTCAGCCCGCAGAGGTCACGGGCAAGCACGTCTTCCTGGCCTGA
- a CDS encoding universal stress protein: protein MNEEERIVVGYDGSDAAGKAVRWAAMQARRSGFILNVVHCSLWPVFTHNMGPVPGIAGSGLRHAAESIVSDGVALAREEFADAQIATSLVYGWPAENLRKLAATASLLVVGTRGAQGFPGLLIGSVSLELASTAACPVAVIGGSERPLGPVVVGIADEGWEATLRYAANFASLAHSVLKIVHVHRHHGFHQDAFYEAGATEKREMLDSALRSVRNTWPGLEVRDRLLSGTSVAGTLVGAAGGAQVVVVGTSAQGAVSGSFGSTAHAVLHHAGCPVIVVRHPPA, encoded by the coding sequence ATGAATGAGGAGGAACGGATCGTTGTCGGGTACGACGGTTCCGACGCGGCGGGCAAAGCTGTGCGGTGGGCTGCTATGCAGGCGCGCAGGAGCGGCTTCATCCTCAATGTGGTGCATTGTTCGCTCTGGCCGGTGTTTACCCACAATATGGGGCCGGTTCCGGGTATAGCAGGCAGCGGTCTGAGGCACGCAGCGGAATCAATTGTTTCCGATGGGGTGGCTCTCGCCCGCGAAGAGTTTGCAGACGCGCAAATCGCAACAAGCCTGGTCTATGGGTGGCCGGCTGAGAACCTCCGCAAGCTGGCGGCAACAGCTTCCCTCCTGGTCGTCGGCACCCGTGGTGCGCAAGGATTTCCAGGATTGTTGATTGGGTCGGTCAGCCTCGAATTGGCTTCCACGGCAGCCTGCCCTGTGGCCGTCATCGGAGGTTCGGAACGACCCCTTGGGCCGGTCGTCGTCGGCATAGCTGACGAAGGCTGGGAGGCCACTCTCCGCTATGCGGCGAACTTCGCCTCTTTGGCGCACTCTGTGCTCAAAATCGTGCACGTCCACAGACACCACGGATTTCACCAAGACGCTTTCTACGAAGCGGGTGCAACCGAAAAGCGGGAGATGCTCGACTCGGCCTTGCGGTCAGTACGCAACACCTGGCCGGGTCTGGAGGTCCGGGACCGCCTCCTGTCGGGAACCTCCGTGGCGGGGACGCTGGTGGGGGCAGCGGGGGGTGCCCAGGTTGTGGTCGTGGGCACCTCTGCTCAAGGTGCAGTCAGTGGCAGCTTTGGCTCAACCGCCCATGCGGTTCTCCATCACGCCGGTTGTCCGGTGATAGTCGTCAGGCACCCGCCGGCCTGA
- a CDS encoding universal stress protein, which translates to MQPPDPSLRDISKKNGTAMKEAIVVGVNDSPSSDAAVRWAMQRAAALKLPVQLVHAVDDRWAYDAVGYNEWIRESGETLLAAAKDHASKLEPTVEISTVLVSGGSGYALGKKSKKASMVVVGSGHGWVGGSLTDRALQVATVAQCPVAVIGEHDMSNRHGVLVGVDGSEESTQAVAFAAAEADRTGQELTVLHAFHLPEPVVSRGMPPGNYSELVAEQERVVLSETVAGLADTYPDLAIHQVLETRMRPAEALLAYAATARLLVVGSKGHGAFKRLLLGSTAHAVLGKIPCPTIITRLHTVKHSE; encoded by the coding sequence ATGCAACCCCCGGACCCATCGCTCCGGGACATATCCAAGAAGAACGGGACAGCCATGAAGGAAGCAATTGTCGTTGGTGTCAACGATTCGCCCAGCAGTGACGCCGCAGTACGGTGGGCCATGCAGAGGGCAGCGGCCCTGAAGCTGCCCGTACAACTTGTCCACGCCGTCGACGACCGCTGGGCCTATGACGCCGTCGGATATAACGAATGGATCCGGGAGTCCGGCGAGACTCTTCTCGCCGCCGCGAAAGACCACGCCAGCAAGCTGGAACCAACTGTGGAAATCTCCACCGTCCTGGTCTCAGGGGGGTCGGGCTACGCTCTTGGCAAGAAGTCCAAGAAGGCCTCCATGGTAGTGGTCGGCTCCGGGCACGGTTGGGTTGGTGGTTCGCTGACGGACCGGGCCTTGCAGGTAGCCACGGTGGCCCAGTGCCCGGTGGCGGTCATCGGCGAGCATGACATGTCGAACCGGCACGGCGTCCTGGTCGGTGTTGACGGTTCGGAAGAATCCACGCAGGCGGTCGCGTTCGCCGCCGCAGAGGCGGATCGGACAGGCCAGGAGCTGACGGTGCTGCATGCCTTCCATTTACCGGAACCAGTGGTGAGCCGCGGCATGCCCCCCGGTAACTACTCCGAACTCGTTGCCGAACAAGAGCGCGTGGTCTTGTCGGAAACAGTTGCGGGTCTGGCGGATACCTATCCCGACCTCGCGATCCATCAGGTCCTCGAAACCCGCATGCGACCGGCGGAAGCACTGCTCGCATATGCGGCCACCGCGCGCCTGCTGGTTGTCGGCAGCAAGGGCCATGGCGCCTTCAAACGACTGCTGCTCGGATCCACGGCGCATGCGGTGCTCGGCAAGATTCCCTGTCCGACCATCATTACGCGTCTTCATACAGTGAAGCACTCCGAATAG
- a CDS encoding MBL fold metallo-hydrolase RNA specificity domain-containing protein yields MSGQVTMQNKHAARLRFLGATDSVTGSRYLIEFKGSRVLVDCGLFQGYKRLRERNRRPFPVSPSSVDAVVLTHAHLDHTGYVPALVRDGFRGPVYATHGTEQLCKLLLPDSGHLQEEEARYAVRTGSSVHKPALPLYTAAEAVKSLNSFRPVDFDTAIEVAPGVRATFVPAGHILGAAQIQLEVGERSAHFTGDLGRTDDPFMYPPRQLGTVDVLVTESTYGNRLHPKGSPEHELADVVNRVIKRGGVILIAAFAVGRAETLMLQLSRLRHNGLIPDVPVYLNSPMAIDASYMYQQHPEEHRLRPEEFTSMYQLAKMTRSVDDSKLLNLRGGPMIIISASGMLTGGRILHHVEAYGSDPRNALVLSGYQAAGTRGAALAAGSREIRIYGKNVPLRAEVVQLEGFSAHADADAIIQWMRSAPQAPAMTYITHGEPEASDTLRLRIKRELGWNARVPEYLEEVSLDAPD; encoded by the coding sequence ATGAGTGGACAGGTCACCATGCAGAACAAGCACGCAGCCAGGCTTCGGTTCCTCGGCGCAACAGACTCCGTCACGGGTTCGCGGTATCTCATTGAGTTCAAGGGCTCACGGGTACTGGTGGACTGTGGCCTCTTTCAAGGCTACAAGCGGCTCCGGGAACGCAACCGGCGGCCCTTCCCGGTCTCACCGTCTTCCGTTGACGCCGTTGTCCTGACCCATGCTCACCTGGACCATACCGGCTACGTCCCTGCCCTGGTCCGCGACGGTTTCCGAGGCCCCGTTTACGCCACGCACGGAACGGAGCAGCTCTGCAAACTCCTGCTGCCCGACAGCGGGCACCTGCAGGAAGAAGAAGCCCGCTACGCAGTCCGGACCGGTTCATCAGTGCACAAACCTGCCCTTCCCCTCTACACCGCGGCTGAGGCCGTCAAGTCGCTTAACAGCTTCAGGCCCGTCGACTTTGACACAGCCATCGAAGTTGCACCCGGAGTCCGGGCCACGTTCGTCCCGGCCGGACACATCCTGGGGGCAGCCCAAATACAGCTCGAGGTGGGAGAGCGGTCAGCCCATTTCACTGGAGACCTGGGCAGGACGGATGATCCGTTCATGTACCCGCCCCGCCAACTTGGGACGGTAGACGTCCTGGTAACAGAGTCCACCTACGGCAACCGGCTCCATCCAAAGGGCAGCCCGGAGCACGAACTGGCTGATGTGGTCAACAGGGTCATCAAACGAGGAGGCGTGATTCTGATAGCGGCGTTCGCTGTGGGCCGCGCAGAGACACTGATGCTCCAACTGTCCCGGCTTCGCCACAATGGACTCATTCCGGATGTGCCGGTCTACCTTAACAGCCCCATGGCCATCGATGCCTCCTACATGTACCAACAGCATCCTGAGGAGCACAGGCTGCGTCCTGAAGAATTCACCAGCATGTACCAGCTGGCCAAAATGACCCGCAGCGTGGATGACTCGAAACTTCTCAACCTCCGCGGAGGCCCGATGATCATCATTTCCGCCAGCGGGATGCTCACGGGCGGCCGGATTCTCCACCACGTCGAAGCCTACGGTTCCGATCCCAGGAATGCCCTTGTCCTGAGCGGCTACCAAGCGGCTGGAACACGGGGGGCGGCCCTTGCCGCCGGTTCCCGCGAAATCAGGATCTATGGAAAGAATGTCCCGCTGCGGGCCGAGGTGGTTCAGCTCGAGGGGTTCAGTGCCCACGCCGATGCGGACGCGATCATCCAGTGGATGCGCTCCGCTCCCCAGGCACCGGCAATGACTTACATCACCCATGGGGAACCGGAAGCCTCCGACACCTTGCGTTTACGCATCAAGCGCGAACTCGGGTGGAACGCACGAGTCCCGGAATACTTGGAAGAGGTCAGTCTGGATGCCCCGGACTAG
- a CDS encoding SPW repeat domain-containing protein: protein MKKWTRWQDWTVVAAGAYAALSVLWTTQTGSSTAVMVTLGILLVIGGVVNLAAPGMPAAEWAQAIIAVALLLAPWVAGFTSATATAWSAWIPGAVALVVTALAIKPSTEEYRHHHVMPSA from the coding sequence ATGAAGAAATGGACGCGATGGCAGGACTGGACAGTGGTCGCCGCTGGAGCCTACGCGGCCCTCTCAGTGCTGTGGACCACGCAAACTGGATCCTCGACGGCGGTAATGGTCACCTTGGGCATTCTTCTGGTCATCGGAGGAGTCGTTAACCTGGCCGCCCCGGGAATGCCCGCCGCGGAATGGGCGCAGGCCATTATTGCTGTGGCTTTGCTGCTGGCCCCGTGGGTTGCCGGTTTTACCTCCGCTACGGCCACTGCGTGGAGTGCATGGATACCAGGGGCGGTGGCTTTGGTAGTTACCGCGCTGGCCATAAAACCAAGCACGGAGGAATACCGGCACCACCACGTCATGCCCTCGGCATAA
- a CDS encoding response regulator: MNRFEEPGPTGVTAKPIRVFILDDHELVRRGLQELLESEGFEVVGMSGSAEEATRRIPALHPDVAVLDARLPDGTGIEVCRDVRSVDPALNCLILTSYDDEQALRGAVLAGAAGYILKEIGGTDLLGALRRAAKGESLFNEDVKARIIRGLTEPKKLDPRIASLTPQERRVLEFVGQGLTNRQIGEEMLLAEKTVKNYVSSLLAKLGFERRTQAAVFMANAPGENAGKGR; the protein is encoded by the coding sequence ATGAATCGTTTTGAGGAACCCGGCCCGACAGGCGTCACGGCGAAGCCCATCCGCGTGTTCATCCTCGATGACCACGAATTGGTTCGTCGGGGGCTGCAGGAACTGTTGGAAAGTGAAGGTTTCGAAGTCGTTGGTATGTCCGGGTCGGCGGAGGAAGCGACGCGCAGGATACCGGCCCTCCATCCCGATGTCGCCGTCCTGGACGCGCGGCTGCCTGACGGCACCGGAATTGAGGTATGCCGGGACGTCCGGTCCGTCGACCCCGCGCTGAACTGCCTCATCCTGACCAGTTACGACGACGAGCAGGCGCTGCGGGGTGCAGTGCTGGCCGGCGCGGCGGGCTACATCCTCAAGGAAATCGGGGGAACTGACCTTCTGGGTGCGCTGCGGCGGGCAGCGAAGGGTGAATCCTTGTTCAATGAAGACGTCAAAGCGCGGATTATCCGCGGACTTACTGAACCAAAGAAGCTTGATCCCCGGATTGCGTCCCTGACTCCACAAGAACGGCGGGTCCTGGAATTCGTGGGGCAGGGCCTGACCAACCGTCAGATCGGCGAGGAGATGCTGCTGGCGGAGAAGACCGTCAAGAATTATGTGTCGTCGTTGTTGGCAAAGCTGGGATTCGAGCGCAGGACCCAAGCCGCCGTCTTCATGGCCAATGCGCCGGGGGAGAATGCCGGCAAGGGCCGCTGA